In Asticcacaulis sp. SL142, the sequence TGATCTGTGCGGTGGTCATCCAATTAACGGGTGTTACGAAAATTGGTCAATGATTTTACTAAAGAAAGCGCCCCGCCGAAAGAAAAGACCGCTTTGTCACGGGGACAAAGCGGTTAAGGCTGGACGCGTCAACGGGGAAGAAGCGTCGGATCGGGTTGTGGCTTAAGGGGCAGACACTGCGGGCCAGTCTTGGGACAGGTGACGGCGCACGGCGGTGATATCCAGCGCGTCTTTCCAGGTGATGCTCCAAGTGATGCCTATGTCGCGGCGGGCCGCACCGGGGCCGCTTGAGCCGGTTTCAAAAAAGCGTGAGTCCTGCGGATAAAACACAGCGGTCTTGGTGCCGTCGCGGGCCGTGCCGTTCATGCTGGTCCAGTGGTCGGGGTGGATGTGGGCGTCCATGGTGCAGTCAATGAACGAGGCCTGTCCGACGGCATCCGGGTCGGCATAGCGGCCATCGGCAAAGGTGGTGGTCGGATGCCAGGGCCGCGCCAGCGCCACCGAATGATCAGGCACACCAGCTTCACGGGTTAGCTTTGAGCGATAGACCACAATGCCAACCGGCTGGCTGAGCGGCGTGGATGGGGCCAGCAGGTAGGAATGAAACTCACCGGGCGCTATGGCCGCAGCGCGGTTGCGCGTGCGGATTTCGCTACCTTCGATCAGAACCTGACCATTGCCGAAAATGAAGTCGATATTGCCGGAGATCAGGCTGTCGCGGATCACG encodes:
- a CDS encoding pectinesterase family protein, encoding MLRAVCLAPFFAILALAVPAMADAHYTVSPSCGDQKHCFTRLQSALDTAKADTSDQWITIKVAAGDYYEKVTISRHKIRLRGAGPDKTRLHYDAVAETAGKYHRRNWGTPGSATLTINADQVTVEGITIENTFDYLSNDALLDADPKKISNSQGVAVLLDIDSDRILIRDAALVGYQDTLFANGKRAVIRDSLISGNIDFIFGNGQVLIEGSEIRTRNRAAAIAPGEFHSYLLAPSTPLSQPVGIVVYRSKLTREAGVPDHSVALARPWHPTTTFADGRYADPDAVGQASFIDCTMDAHIHPDHWTSMNGTARDGTKTAVFYPQDSRFFETGSSGPGAARRDIGITWSITWKDALDITAVRRHLSQDWPAVSAP